ACGAAATGAGAGAAAAACAGTTGTGTGAGAAGAAATGGCCAATCATGTGAGGTCTCCAACGCCTAGGAGGCCGGTGCATGTTCTATTTTAACTTGGTCTTGTATGTACCAATGCTTTTGGTTTTGGCCGGCTCCTCTTGATGGTACGTTGAGGACGGACGGAGCTTTAAATTGCGTGGTGAATTACTAGGCAGGAACGGGAGATTTGTATAGGTAAGCTCTATTGACTAACAAGGCGAGCGAGCATCTTTGACCTgttcacatgcatgcatgtgtttagGTTAACCCACTATCTTTTCTCCCCCTTAATAATAGGACCCAAGCATGTGTAGGGCCGGGTACAAATTAACTAAGCAACTAATTGAACGTGGTCTGACTTGTGATATAGCTAGTGCACACTGTTTTCTTGCACTAGCTATTAATAGCTAGGTGAACTGAACCAAAAAACATAGCAAAAATCTCTTCAACAACTCTGTTCATCTATATATAGGCTATATATATAGCTCAGTTTTTTTCCCCATGTCACTGTATGGTTATCTGACAAGCACGCCATTTTTTTCGCAACGCTATGTTTCAGACGTTGAGGTGATCATAGAGAAGATGCAGTGCTAGAATAGTAGTGTGGACAAGTGAATAGGACATGACGTGTTCCGGAGAGAAAAGTAGTGAATAGGACAGGAGAAATGCCAAAGCTTTGGTAAACGGTGTGTAAGTCTCGGTTTTTGGTCGCCTGCTGCGGTCTCAATCTCTCTCGTAATAAGGCTGATTAATAAGTACTCCTAGGTTGATTTGTCTGTTGGATTTGACTTGATATACTACATGAGACTAGACGACGCTACAGGGGTAGGCTTGCTGTCCGTCCAACGGCTCCAACGCATGAACAGACAAAGACAAATGCAGAAAATAAAGCTAAAATATAAGTACGTATATATAATACATTGGTAGACTCGAAAGATATACTTGGTCGATGTGGAGGTAAGTACGCGATGCATGGTCGATGTGGAGGAAATTCATAGCTCGCTCGCTACCTAGCAGCTACAGCTATCGATGACCATCCAACGTTTGCCTATAgaaacaatatatatatatgaaccgTACCTAATCTTTAAAGAGTTGACAATAATTTACACTGTATATGTTGACACATCAGCCCATGCATGCACAAAAAAGGTTGACTGACCTTAATCAACCAAAAATTTAAGGTCTGCTTGGTTGAATGCTAAAAAAAAAGGCATAACAAAATGTGGGTATTGGTagccattttttcttttttaccaaAACCTTAATTGGTAAATTTAGAATAGTACTAGGTCAGGTTGGCTATCTTTGATTCCAACCTAAGACTGAGTAGTAAGTGGCATGGCCACCTATTGGGGTAGCCAACCAAGCACGCTCATAATAATGTCGACGCGTACATTAATATATACAAATAATAAAGGGATATGTAATGTAAAGAACGAAAACGAGCAACTTAATTGTGTTCCAACCACTATCGTGGAAATATTGTTACTGGTGCCAACATCTGAAAATGAAATAATGGGgatgtgggttcccgatcttccgtcaggttctggataactctcgttgtaggtggagcgagacacaccgatccggcttcagatcctaagacccgaatccagcaatcttagcaccacaactcctctggttgtcaaccgtgtcacaactcggttgacctcgccaagaaggctaatccctgcaagcgcaacaaagaacacaagcaagaactcgaaagaacgcagctcaattgaagtgactctgcagatgaaagattaatctcaaagttggggtctcacaaaccgacacggcggcgaaactgttctcgaaagaataatctaagcaaaacccaagtaacctaatggcggctgctgtgtatatagaagagagaggctaggggggcggccaagggggtggccgggcaaccctagggagtacaaggcattcgggcccaaaaactggcgtcgctgcatccaggcagattctggtcgtcatgttgtttcgacgattcccatcgactccgagcgtattttgatatgggatcagttgggttggaaagcttatctccttagctttccaacgatatatagaacgcccaaaacggagcccgtatgtggcctgggcgtccgttttcgtgaggcctgctcctgcagtccgaaccggactcgcgaataaatcggacttcaatatgaattgggctttgaactctatcttcacttgggccttggtcatatgcggattggtcatgtcctcatcatgaaACCTTTGTTATTGTCATTGGTTTCCCTTTTTAGTCCACTCGGTGGAGGTGTTAATCGGTTGGTGGTCCCGCAtggatttctttttttatttttaactttttttaaAGAATATTTTAAGTTTAAGTTTAACCCGGTACATATTTTATTTGCACCggttaaacttaaaatattctttaaaaaggttaaaaataaaaagaaattctCCCGCATGCTGAAATCTGAAATCTCTGACCAACGCCGTTTCAAACAAGTGAAACAAAACAACACAGAGATTGGCTGCATTTTCCATTTCAGCATCCAGATTCGATCCGGCGGCCCACTTGCGAAATGTATGGGCCTCCGTTGCCAAAACCCAGCACCACAGCGGTGGCAGGCCGCCCACTTGCAAAACGTCTAGGTAGGCTTCCCGTTGTgcgtcttttttttcttttttttaaaaaaaagagtggCCCGTCAGGTATCCAAAACGTTTGATTTTCACCCCCGAACTGAAAAACCAGGCTTTCATCCCCTTACCTTTTGAAACCGTTCGATTCTGTCCAGTTTGTTTCACAAATATATCAACTGATggtaattttttatattttcttttgtAAAGTGCGTACTACTATGAAAACATTTTAAACTTTTGCGAAACAAATATTTGGATAAACCTTTTGGGAAATAATCGGAGAAAAAGTCTCTATATATGGTGCAACCTGTGTCCGGTGCCAAGCTGCTAGCTAGCTCATCCCGTTCACCTCGTCTGGGTTACTTAAACTTTACTGCATACACAGTACCAACTAACACAAATTAAATTAACCAAGTTATTGTGTGATGATCGGATCGGAGAAGAAAATGGATTGCTTGAAATTAATTGTGGCGACTCCGTCGTCGTGATATGGACATGGACTCCGATCCGATCCCCGACGACTGCCTCCGACCTTCATTATTCTCTAGCTTACAGTAATTCGATGCTTGCTAAGCTACTAGCTAGCTACCAAATGACGTTGAGaatgaaggaagaagaaatataCTGATAATTAATctgccatgcatgatgatgataGCTAGCAGGTACTCCTACATGGAGCATGTAGTAGCATTTATGAATGGATTGAGCTTTGCAACCGCTACTGTACCGTATGGAGTAATGGAGGTAGCTCTAGATGTGCTTAACTAGTCAGCATTAGCTGAAGCACAAATAAAGTCTAAGGGGAGAAGTGGTCAGATCAGAGCCCTATCTGTCTGGCCTATTGTTGGTTCATCACAGAGTGGTTGccattatatatataataaataaatactcCTATATATCGGATCAGCCAACCTGTTGACCTCGCCAAACGATGCTAAAATAATCAAACTACGGCTCCATCTACACACTCTACTGATCTAGTAGCTAATTTGTTGTTGCCTGCCTCCATCTCTGCATGTCTGTTTGGCCCAAATAAAAGATACTACTACTGTATATAGCATTAATTCATCAATCTATCATGCATATCGAGTGGATCAGAGTTATGTACTAGCTACCAATACGATACGACCCAGCCAATGCATCCATGCATGTTGCGGTTTTGACGCCGTCCCGTCTCATGCATGCCGCATTATATATATTAAGCAGCTTTATTTGCAGTAAGTAAAGTAGTAGGAGATTCATTCAATTGATTGATCATCGATGCGAATGCGATGGATCGAGTAGGCGACGCAGGAATGACTTCAACTGGTACAGGCTCTGACTGGGCCCTGCTGCTTTCTCTTCACTCTTCACTTTCCTTGGATTCTGCTTGCATCACACTAAATACTGCTCCTTGACTTGTTAAGCGCCACCGTACCATCTCTTCTGACTTGATCATCAGAACTAGGCGCACACCAACACCTGAATAATGAATGAATGGATACCAAGTCCCCACACCAGCCCAGCCGACCGGGCATCTATCTATATATCCAGGGATGCTGCTCCACAAATCCTTACCAGACACCGCCGTCTCTTTACCGCTCTGCTAGCAGCTATTACGTTCACCTCACCAGCAGCACGCACACCAGCCGCGACGATGCCGAGCCACAGCCACTCAGCGGCGGCGATGCAGCGCCACCACGGGCTGCAGGGCCCCCGACCGGCGACGCTCAAGGTCACCACCAAGGCGGACCAACTGGGCAAGAAGCGGCGGCCGGTGATCATCTACGTGGAGTCACCCAAAGTCGTGCACGCGCAACCCAGCGAGTTCAAGTCCGTCGTGCAGCGCCTCACCGGGGCTCCATCGTCGTtgtcatcagcagcagcagcatccctGCTTGTACCGCCACCGCCACAGCTCCTGCCGTCCTTGCCCCTGTGGTCGACGACGACAGTAGCGGCGGCTGCCCCGGCGGCCTCGTCTCTGCCTGAACCCAGCGTCGTTACAAGCCTCGGCTTCTTCATCAGTGACGATCAGCTCATAAGCCCCGCGGCGTTCCTATACGAATACGATCatcagaggcagaggcagatgGTGGCGGCTGCTGATGGTCCATCAGCTGCGGCGGCAAATCCAGTACTCCTTGTGCCGTCGTCTCTTGGCGCGTGCTATCAATATCAGGGGGATCTCTTCGTCAACCAGCAGTAACTAATCATGCATCGACTAGCTAGTAGTATTGTTCCCTATCTATAAAGAGAAGTACAATCATGCATGTAGGAGTAGcacttgatttgattggtaCACACGACACGatcgagctagctagctagctgagaTGAGTTTATTATTTTGATGATCGATCGATCTCTCCCGCCGTACGTGATGAGTTCCATAATCTTATTACATGTAAGTACAAGTTGATTAATTCATTGTCTAATAATAAATACCAATGGATAGAGCGAGGATATGCTGCCTAAAATGCTTTTAATTGCTTGGACGTACGGTTGGGCCTTCCTCACAATGCAAGGCATTCTGCTCATGATTGATCCGATCCAGTTGAAACAGTGGAAGCAGAGTCCAGGACGCGATGAGTTGAAACGACGACTGCATTTGGTTTCATTCTCGGTGGCACCGTACCTTCATTGATTCtccacctagctagctagctgatgATCCAACGAAgaaattattatatttttttgaaaacaccCTGGAGCACTGGGAGTCATGTAAAATTTCGGGTCCACGTTGACCGGACTCAAAGCGCAGACGAGGCTATCCGAGTAGTCTCGAAACGCGCTATACTGTGGCGCTCACCCCActacacacaaacacacacccCACACACGCTACAGTACCCGATGGAAATCCTGGGTCGAGCAACGCTGGAACCAGGACCGGTGGCCTCCACACCTGAGTGCCCCAACGAGGAAATTAAACTTAATGGTTGTAGTAGAAGAAGATCGGTGAGTTGAGGTCCGGCGAGCCGACGAGCGAGAGGCAGGTACGCTAGTAAATAAAGGATCGGACACCGCTGCTGGACACGCACATAGTACTGTACACTGAACGCTGTGTACAAGTCAAAGAATTGAATGCCCTGGGAATGGAATGGCCGAATGGGATTCCATCCATCCTCAACACGTACGTACGCTGATCCTTGGTGCTACTATATACTCCTATAATATGTATGTACTCCTACCAGCTGCCAGATTAAAGGTAGCAGGGTTCACACGCCGACACAAAGAAGAATATAATCCTAATTTCAGGGGTTGCTTCAGTTTCATAACTTGCAGCGTTAGTTGGATTATTACACTATACTAACAAAAGACACAAAGCTATATATGAGCTGTGTAGTACTGTACGCCTCTCTCTACATGCATGCATAATTATACAGCTGCCCAGCAGGCCTACTAGATGTACATACTAATACTAATAGCACAGTACAGGTTGTTGCCCACCAGCAGGTTAGATATGATGTGGGCAAGGTTATTAACTGGCGTGCGTGCTATACTGCTATGCGATGGCACACGAGCACAAGTGGATCAAGGATCAGATATTCTTCAACTCGACTAGTTAAACGAGGCCCATGTGTAAACTTTTGGGTGCAAAATACTGTAAcacttttatttgtatttgataattattaccCCGTCATgagttaattaggctcaaaagattcgtctcgtaaattataaacaaaatgtgtaattaatttttttagtttagctacatttaatacttcatgcatgcgttgaaattttaaattttgaagacaactaaacaaggcccaaAGGAGAAATAAGCAGCCGGTTATATATCGGCATGCTGAATGCAGCAGGATTAGAGCAGGTATAGTGATTTGAGAGTGGCCGGCGAAATACTTACGTGGAAGAGTGAGAAGCAAGAGAGAGAGAACGTAGCGGGCGCTTTGCAGGACGCCGGCTTTATGCGGGCAAATACAAATGGTGCTGCTGCTATTGGTCCAATAGTCTGATGCCCATTAAATGGGCATGGTTCGAAAGAACAAAAAACGAATGGACGGATGACATGGCGCTTCTATCCGCCGGCCGCGGGCGAGGACTAGtatccttgctcttgctcttaGGATACACCATGCATGTCGCCGCTGCCTGCTCCCTCCCCATCCCCGGCCCTCTGTGACCTCatcagcggcggcagcagctaTAGCTAGGGTGGTAGGGGTGATGCATGGCCGGCTGCCGTACGTGCCACGAGCTAGTCTTTTCCCATCGATCGATCGTCCTCACTCACTCAAACATACTGTATGCATCGCCCCCCTCTTCTCCTTTGTACTGTGTGCACCCAACCTCACTAGTCTTGCATGTACTGTGTGCCATACTTGGATGGCATCATGATGCATgttcatccttcttcttctcctttgtTTTTCTAGTGCCTTCCTCTCTCTAGCTAGCACTGCTGCCGCATGCAATGCATTGTGTTTCTCTGCAGGAAAAGGCCAGGGCGGGCGGGGCCCCTGCCTCCATACATGTGTGCGTACTGCATATTTCAATTTCAGGCCATGGATCAACAGCCACACACAGGGACGTACAGTAGTACAGGGCGCATGCATCCTTTTCCTCGATCGATCATCAGGCCCGTTTGATGATCGAGATAATCTTTTTTCCCCACTATATATACTACTGATTAACACGAAGCAAATTAAATGCGCAATGTCAATGAAAACCGAACAAAACAGAGCAATTGATCGATTTGCTGCTGCAGGCGATTTAATTAGTTGCATTTTGTTGTAGACGACGACGAATGAAGATATCGACCGATCGATGATGGATGTACAATGTTTCAGCATTCATTCTGCAAACCTTTTGCTGCACAACATCCCCCCCTTGGAGGTGACACTAGCTACTTCATCCTCTCCATCTCCTCTTAATTATATGCCCTTTTCGAGATCTCATGGCTAGACCGACGATCGAGACAGACCAAAGCAAGGGCGacactgagagagagagagagagagagagagagagagagagagagagagagagagagagagagagagagagagagagaggagcaagCACATACAGTGCAAAAGATTGCTCAAATCCTTTGTCACTTAATTAAGCAGCTAGCATACTCGATCACATATAGCTAGATGGTTAGTTTCAAGAGCTAGCAATCGGATTATACATACAATCTAGATCCGTAAGTAGCAGCCATCTCTCAGATCAAGAAGAGATGACTAGCTACTAGTGTAGAGATGAACGAGTAGTAGTGTATATATGATTATTAAAAGAAAACCAAAAAAGTGAATGAAGCGCAGCAACCGTATATACATATTATATACGTGCATGCAGTAAGTACTAGTGCTGTATATGCATGGCGTTAATAACCTTGATGATGCACGTACGGCGCTAGCTGCAAGCCATGGCTGCTGGCGGTCGAtgatgatgcatgaaggatcaTTCAATTAAGGCTGGTCGTCCTCCGGGCCGACGGCGTTGTGCCCCTCCGAGGGCCCGGAGGGCGGGATCACCCTGGGCCGTGGAAGGTAGCCGCCGCCGTAGAGCCtcatcgccggcgccgcccccgcccccgcccccgccctgaCGACGACGTCGCCGCTCCGCCTCGTCGTCTGCTGCATGCTTCTTCGTGCGCCGTCGACGCAGGGAGCGGCTGCTCccagcatggcggcggcgagaggaagaggaagaccaCGGTGGCTGCGGTGCGCCTGAGGGAGCCACTACTCATCATTTCTCTGCTGCCCTGCCAGCAGAAGGGCCGCAGAGAGATGGATGCTGCTGGGAAATAGTGGAGGGAGATGG
This sequence is a window from Panicum virgatum strain AP13 chromosome 7K, P.virgatum_v5, whole genome shotgun sequence. Protein-coding genes within it:
- the LOC120640399 gene encoding nuclear speckle RNA-binding protein B-like — protein: MPSHSHSAAAMQRHHGLQGPRPATLKVTTKADQLGKKRRPVIIYVESPKVVHAQPSEFKSVVQRLTGAPSSLSSAAAASLLVPPPPQLLPSLPLWSTTTVAAAAPAASSLPEPSVVTSLGFFISDDQLISPAAFLYEYDHQRQRQMVAAADGPSAAAANPVLLVPSSLGACYQYQGDLFVNQQ